A single Drechmeria coniospora strain ARSEF 6962 chromosome 03, whole genome shotgun sequence DNA region contains:
- a CDS encoding Beta-lactamase-type transpeptidase fold domain containing protein: MPCFKGIAVSIHANGAPLPEYGIQRQSRLSRISNYIPVPQPSLNGDSKKPEPAKFAISITLLTPGLPIPYSAPKPTDSNPYPKPQFVGSLHPGSSNERGRLSGIVNPYIPMTNSENETIAAYIYFDGRGKEEVATLLRPGEETWVNSRWVQVPDSEGGGLAEREFLFREVGLECWLNGLDLKGHDAAEKLERRRQKFERRQRRQNMTLDGNAGGTEAEKRAAGRRDTLRYGADDASPIEAVIDSDSWSDDDDEPPEATGQIKVAMFRVLASGEIKKGEYSPQFDAHDGDEESAGTKDNGVNADVEHTTSFAKPKTLDPKTISTQTVTGIDGPDKPYAVFTFFYRGDKQLQKIGVMQSAPKTPQATPGSVKRRSAQLDFSHIGPLKAGGTVGFTAFRDQDSDAVRRRKSRKKSNGIIADDSDEDDEDDKEAVDKVEDMDDNEDNGKQAPEDASFGGELADGVNRIRLKRAHSTELDVQSTSRTTEAAPAEDAPTLPASLFDPAAAADKGLGGTTDIPPESIVGSPLKKARPSVDLSSALEKHSAIQSLTAALDDAVTKAPLPPADSGPIPKKSEEEEL, translated from the exons ATGCCCTGCTTCAAGGGCATTGCGGTCAGCATCCATGCGAACGGTGCCCCGCTACCAGAGTACGGCATCCAGAGGCAATCGAGGCTCTCCCGCATCAGCAACTACATTCCCGTGCCCCAGCCGAGCCTGAATGGCGATTCGAAAAAGCCCGAGCCGGCCAAGTTTGCCATATCCATAACGCTGCTGACGCCCGGCCTTCCGATCCCCTACTCGGCGCCCAAGCCGACGGACAGCAATCCGTACCCGAAGCCGCAGTTTGTCGGCAGCCTGCACCCCGGCTCCAGCAATGAGCGGGGAAGGCTCTCCGGCATCGTCAACCCGTACATACCCATGACGAATTCGGAGAACGAGACGATCGCGGCCTACATCTACTTCGACGGCCGCGGCAAGGAAGAGGTCGCCACGCTGCTTCGGCCCGGCGAGGAGACGTGGGTCAACAGCCGATGGGTTCAGGTGCCCGATTCCGAGGGTGGCGGCTTGGCCGAGCGCGAGTTCCTCTTCCGAGAGGTCGGTCTCGAATGTTGGCTgaacggcctcgacctcaaGGGTCACGATGCGGCCGAGAAACTcgagaggcggcggcagaagTTTGAGAGGCGCCAACGTCGACAGAACATgacgctcgacggcaacgccggcggcaccgaggCGGAAAAGCGCGCGGCCGGCCGCAGGGACACGCTGCGGTAcggagccgacgatgcgTCCCCGATCGAAGCCGTCATCGACTCCGACTCCtggtccgacgacgacgatgaaccGCCCGAGGCCACGGGCCAGATCAAGGTTGCCATGTTTCGCGTCCTGGCATCGGGCGAGATCAAGAAGGGAGAGTACTCTCCGCAGTTTGacgcccacgacggcgacgaggagtcCGCCGGCACCAAGGACAACGGTGTCAATGCCGACGTGGAGCATACTACGAGCTTTGCGAAGCCCAAGACGCTCGATCCGAAGACTATCAGTACTCAGACGGTGACGGGCATCGACGGGCCCGACAAGCCGTACGCCGTCTTCACCTTCTTCTATCGGGGCGACA AACAGCTGCAAAAGATTGGCGTCATGCAGTCTGCCCCCAAGACGCCACAGGCCACGCCAGGATCCGTCAAGCGCCGCTCGGCACAGCTGGATTTTTCCCACATTGGTCCTTTGAAAGcgggcggcaccgtcggcttcACCGCCTTCCGAGACCAAGACTCCGACGCCGTGCGACGACGAAAGTCTCGCAAGAAGAGCAACggcatcatcgccgacgacagcgacgaggatgacgaggatgacaAGGAGGCTGTCGACAAGGTCGAGGACATGGACGACAACGAGGACAACGGGAAGCAAGCGCCAGAGGACGCCAGTTTCGGCGGAGAGCTGGCAGATGGTGTCAATCGCATTCGG CTCAAACGTGCCCATTCgaccgagctcgacgtccAGTCGACCTCAAGAACAACCGAGGCGGCGCCTGCGGAAGATGCCCCGACCTTGCCGGCCAGCCTGTTTGATCCTGCTGCGGCTGCCGACaagggcctcggcggcaccaCAGACATTCCGCCCGAATCCATCGTCGGAAGCCCTCTGAAGAAGGCACGGCCTAGCGTTGACCTGTCTAGCGCCTTGGAGAAACACTCGGCGATTCAGAGCCTCACTGCTGCACTGGACGATGCAGTCACGAAggcccccctccctcccgcCGATTCCGGACCGATACCGAAGAAGTCGGAAGAGGAAGAGTTGTAG
- a CDS encoding nuclear transport factor 2, whose amino-acid sequence MAESFEEVAKQFIQFYYNSFDSDRKSLSGLYREQSMLTFESASVLGATAIVDKLASLPFGKVKHQVSTLDAQPGMVQGGIVILVTGQLLVDEEERPMNYTQAFQLALDPASGQYFVFNDIFKLVYG is encoded by the exons ATGGCCGAAA GCTTCGAGGAAGTCGCCA AGCAGTTCATCCAGTTCTACTACAACAGCTTCGATAGCGACCGCAAATCACTCTCTGGCCTCTAC CGTGAGCAATCCATGCTCACCTTCGAGTCCGCTTCGGTCCTCGGTGCCACTGCCATCGTTGACAAGCTTGCA TCTCTTCCGTTCGGAAAGGTCAAGCACCAGGTCTCCACCCTTGATGCCCAGCCTGGTATGGTTCAGGGAGGCATCGTCATCCTAGTCACTGGCCAGCTTCTG gtcgacgaggaggagcgccCGATGAACTACACGCAAGCTTTCCAGCTGGCTCTTGACCCCGCCAGCGGCCAGTACTTTGTTTTCAACGACATTTTCAAACTGGTCTACGGCTAA
- a CDS encoding SNF2 family helicase/ATPase, which yields MVNERAPPNLSLQTAERAKDGKPARERSPDDDDIASLIKGFASIKSKFREPTSGPLSRSAFGHPTKMMSSLKQKANVFIQQKSRPEHHLGTKISGPRPPSYHDRKAPPIPTFNSNMPLKTPLSGGGEEEVFYTDPKKANDDLKALLEGGLDEDDDEGDIEPQPGQRDLKQDVPTKADKQDTRAPPTSQQKKGFRVGKDGHVPGLNVKLLPHQVEGVNWMRGRELGPVKRGKVPKGGLLADDMGLGKTLQTVSLILTHQKPLEGEEGWDKRFEGISKTTLVVAPLALIRQWENEIKSRVEKAHGLKVLVHHGPQRTKNFKELTSYDVVITTYQILVSEFGSSSSAANGLKAGCFGLHWWRVVLDEAHTIKNRNAKSTKSCYALRSEYRWCLSGTPMQNNLDELQSLVRFLRIAPYDDLKQWKEHIDVPLKNGKGHVAIRRLHSILRCFMKRRTKEILKVDGALNPGGKPTAEGESSATGFRHTKRNVVTISTELPPAERKFYDRVEARADKSMEAMMRDKISYANAFTLLLRLRQVCNHPKLVEGKLEKDKDALSIGSSQRTADADMDAMADMFSGMGIVSKNCSICGRILSNVDVDLGRDNCTECHEDLEYFKNEKVPERKRTKRKHRAKKGKGKKGCKKAEKVGPKVEAEREKGPVGRRPRNRNAIIDSDDDEGDEGSWLVSKKEQGELRLGKAGGEEDENAEGGGDWIGSEDSADDTTDDKDQSNLSGFVVDDEVAKKEDGYRSAGEDEDDNSLLSVSALTKQMASQTLDDKPTEAKDFATGSGSTLDAGDSDDGSDSSNDETELYSTSDDDDDDDYAAAKNQQVLASAKIRELIKILQAEVREHKFIVFSQFTSMLDLVEPFMRKEGFTFTRYDGSMKNDEREESLRRLREDKTVRVLLCSLKCGSLGLNLTAATRVIIVEPFWNPFVEEQAIDRVHRLTQTVDVTVYKLTVANTVEERILELQEKKRLLAEQTIEGGSKKDALKLGINEIVELFKPGGYQHDSMPGEYGFAADERRRAMQGMNVLRMKAPRKEDAVYGRRW from the exons ATGGTTAATGAGCGGGCGCCGCCCAACCTGTCTCTCCAAACCGCGGAGAGAGCGAAGGATGGGAAACCCGCACGAGAGAGGTCACcggacgatgacgacatCGCGTCGTTGATCAAGGGCTTCGCCTCCATCAAGAGCAAGTTTAGAGAGCCCACTTCTGGGCCCCTGAGCCGGTCGGCCTTTGGCCATCCCACAAAGATGATGTCGTCTCTTAAGCAGAAAGCGAACGTCTTCATACAGCAGAAGAGTCGCCCCGAGCACCATCTCGGCACCAAGATCAGCGGGCCTCGGCCACCGTCGTACCATGATCGCAAGGCTCCGCCGATACCTACGTTCAACTCGAATATGCCCCTCAAGACCCCCctcagcggcggcggcgaggaggaggtgtTCTATACCGATCCGAAGAAGGCCAACGACGACCTCAAGGCCTTGTTGGAGGGCGGTCtagacgaagacgacgacgaaggggATATTGAACCACAACCCGGCCAGCGCGACCTGAAGCAAGACGTGCCAACCAAGGCAGACAAACAAGATACGCGAGCGCCTCCAACTTCACAGCAGAAGAAGGGCTTCCGAGTTGGCAAGGACGGCCACGTGCCGGGTCTAAACGTCAAGCTGCTACCCCACCAGGTGGAAGGCGTCAATTGGATGCGTGGCAGAGAACTGGGGCCAGTCAAGCGAGGCAAAGTCCCTAAAGGTGGccttctcgccgacgacatggGCTTGGGCAAGACATTGCAAACAGTCTCGTTGATTCTGACGCATCAGAAACCACTcgaaggcgaggagggaTGGGACAAGCGTTTCGAAGGCATCTCGAAGACGACGTTGGTCGTCGCTCCCTTGGCCCTGATCAGGCAGTGGGAGAACGAGATCAAGAGCAGGGTCGAAAAAGCGCACGGGCTCAAGGTCTTGGTGCACCACGGCCCACAGAGGACGAAAAACTTCAAGGAGCTCACATCCTACGACGTTGTCATCACGACGTACCAAATCCTGGTATCGGAATTCGGAAGCTCATCCTCTGCCGCGAACGGCCTCAAGGCAGGCTGTTTTGGGCTCCACTGGTGGCGAGTCGTTCTGGACGAGGCCCATACCATAAAGAACCGCAACGCCAAGAGCACCAAGTCGTGCTACGCCTTGCGCTCCGAGTATCGATGGTGCTTGTCCGGAACGCCGATGCAGAACAACCTGGATGAGCTGCAGTCCCTTGTCAGGTTCCTGCGCATCGCACCTTACGATGACCTGAAGCAATGGAAGGAGCATATCGACGTGCCTCTGAAGAATGGCAAGGGCCATGTTGCCATTAGACGACTGCACAGCATTCTGCGCTGTTTCATGAAACGACGAACGAAGGAGATACTCAAGGTGGACGGGGCCTTGAACCCGGGCGGCAAACCAACTGCCGAAGGAGAAAGCTCGGCAACAGGGTTCCGACACACAAAGCGAAATGTTGTAACCATCTCGACAGAACTACCCCCAGCCGAGCGCAAGTTCTACGACCGCGTGGAGGCTCGTGCGGACAAGAGCATGGAGGCCATGATGAGGGACAAGATAAGTTATGCCAACGCCTTCACTCTTCTGTTACGTCTCCGACAGGTATGCAACCATCCGAAGTTGGTGGAGGGCAAGCTTGAGAAGGACAAGGATGCACTGTCGATTGGTTCAAGCCAACGGACGGCGGATGCGGACATGGATGCGATGGCCGACATGTTTTCAGGCATGGGCATCGTATCCAAGAACTGCAGCATATGCGGTCGAATCCTCTCCAACGTCGATGTGGACCTGGGCAGGGACAATTGCACCGAGTGTCATGAAGACCTGGAGTACTTTAAGAACGAGAAGGTGCCCGAGAGAAAGAGGACGAAGAGAAAGCACAGGGCGAAGAAAGGAAAGGGCAAAAAAGGATGCAAGAAGGCAGAGAAGGTTGGTCCGAAAGTGGAGGCCGAGAGGGAGAAGGGACCGGTgggtcgtcggccacggaACCGAAATGCCATCatcgacagcgacgacgatgagggagACGAGGGCAGCTGGCTCGTATCAAAGAAGGAGCAAGGCGAACTGCGGCTTGGAAAAGCCGGCGgtgaggaggacgagaacgccgagggcggcggggATTGGATCGGGTCTGAGGATTCTGCCGATGACACgaccgacgacaaggaccagAGCAACCTGAGCGGCTTtgttgtcgacgacgaggtggctAAGAAGGAGGATGGCTATCGgtcggcgggcgaggacgaggacgataATTCGCTGCTTTCGGTGTCTGCTCTAACAAAGCAGATGGCATCCCagacgctcgacgacaagccGACAGAAGCAAAGGACTTCGCCACTGGCTCGGGCTCGACACTGGATGCCGGTGATTCAGACGATGGCTCCGATTCCAGCAATGACGAGACGGAGCTCTACTCCacttccgacgacgacgacgacgacgactacgCGGCGGCCAAAAATCAGCAGGTgttggcctcggccaagATTCGTGAGCTCATCAAGATCCTGCAGGCAGAGGTTCGTGAGCACAAGTTCATCGTCTTCTCTCAGTTTACATCGATGCTCGACCTTGTGGAGCCGTTTATGCGGAAGGAAGGTTTCACATTTACCCGCTACGACGGAAGCATGAAGAACGACGAGCGTGAGGAGAGCCTCCGCAGACTGCGCGAGGACAAGACGGTGCGGGTCCTGCTGTGCAGTCTGAAGTGCGGCAGCCTGGGACTCAacttgacggcggcgacaagaGTCATCATCGTGGAGCCGTTCTGGAACCCC TTCGTCGAGGAACAAGCCATCGATCGCGTTCACCGCCTTACGCAGACGGTGGATGTGACCGTGTACAAGCTCACGGTGGCCAATACGGTCGAGGAACGAATCCTTGAGCTTCAGGAGAAGAAGCGCTTACTAGCTGAGCAAACCATCGAGGGTGGTTCCAAGAAGGATGCTCTCAAACTTGGCATCAACGAGATCGTGGAGCTCTTCAAGCCAGGTGGTTACCAGCACGATTCCATGCCAGGGGAGTACGGATTTGCGGCCGATGAGAGACGTAGAGCGATGCAGGGGATGAATGTCCTGCGGATGAAGGCTCCGAGGAAGGAAGATGCTGTGTATGGGCGCCGATGGTAG
- a CDS encoding BTB domain and ankyrin repeat containing protein — MSHLLWKYFWENDVDRFRHLLASAGPNTHASPKGAAVRSSEGSLAASPGGLGTSPRPGNKSRRHSAHPSALGRSKDGGLTLGLGRSEVNSRDHAGLTILLRAASSTKPNARDFVQALIEHPAIDLYIQDPESGWNALHRSLYSGNVSIARMLLARERFDLSTPTLSSAGKVGLLIKTKDNEGHSPFDLYNATVATRSLRQAQASLTSSAGSTSGCVEDEQAQGLVAPVNTSQRFGEPAEGGELYVFGSNKNHSLGVGDEDDRQFPERIMLRRPVELLHRFHESYLDQHGLEPPPSRPAVEDIPSLIRDRPLVIRDVVMSKLHTAILTTDVVSNLYICGVGRGGRLGVGDENTRFKFAPVQGPFTDRKVRNIALGQNHSLAVAGQGELWTWGLNVDSQLGYLLPPPSRPDEEPMSLTPRQVFGSLKKEIVLGVAASAIHSAAHTGASLYCWGRNQGQLGLMDADSRSLDVQQTPRRVAASLLSVPIEMISATDKATSCLLSNHTVWVFTNYGYNLIKFPIPDLFTNHNLASASFTGRYDPSRKDIRYITSGADIIAALTTHGDVFTIELNHIVDGKQPAGSTTNPVKIKGAVSQPQCIWDSRKDGATSVAVGEHGSIIIGTKSGAVWKRVKWAKGQNVAFTGLSDTRKKGFKFERIPCITGCVRVQSSIFGAYAAVRKDSSIMSNQIAVAKPSLCDDLGALMCIRDFRTSEEMAANKPWDAASARQRLGSVPFEILRCENLEQELSRWLEINSFKFDGIDVEIRTTMAPDIKIPVHGCILAGRSSVLRHALAEFRDTDDGITSYSDTFLIENVRGRILLTMQGVDILTLLNIVVFAYQDDIIPVWKYTRESPSEAFRFRQVRSELMKLATKLQMRTLEMASRLQVNVEPSLSADMKKALSDGEFLSNGDVTIQLDGAELTAHSQVLCQRCPFFHAIFHGRSQGRWLTSRRNEAGAAEKVPIDLKHIRPDTFEYILEHLYADSGQEMFNDVALPTLDDFAELVLDVMGVANELMLDRLSQVCQSLMGKFASTRNIANLLNEISPCSVKTFKEAGLEYVCLQLECMLENHLLDDLDEDLLQDLDEVVRDNQMARFPCSRSGRADLLLHHKYPDLGPDIEDERRRRVKEMAFRAAQRGEERKHGSACKGRNTTHEESVVATPRSDDVRRKSSACMNGPLSPSLRRKASRGDMMFSMDEDVSRMNDSPKSPNVGPPEFSPDLTTKDMPRRSGAWRDNRGASAGSRASLAEVACAEAATSECTAPHPPATPTRTTSGPWASPTPASSSRMGIKDIIFEASTKSTPATDLAAKPVKNTAASHPPAKMSQKDRKKRLQMEAEAMELALAEDKKAGRATWEDAKPGNRPAPWKSTAAPAKHNFGDASPTALRDSTPAKTKPVISLDAEQSRRRTVSPDTRFPGQGRGINSTIAASPSSSHAGKSPLVPHSKSYITPATKVGFTMAARSMENIIEQQRREQELVKEAVAKRSLQDIQQEQAFQEWWDQESRRAQEEEARRQARNQDKVPSGRGRSRKRRGGGDKSKGKGPEAFHGADQGGEGSRAPSGVPPTRRMMHGAKGKGGKH; from the coding sequence ATGAGTCATCTGCTGTGGAAATACTTTTGGGAAAACGATGTCGACAGGTTTCGGCATCTTCTGGCCTCGGCCGGTCCCAATACCCATGCCTCACCAAAGGGAGCTGCGGTAAGAAGCTCGGAGGGCTCTCTCGCCGCGAGTCCCGGCGGGCTTGGCACCTCACCCCGTCCTGGCAACAAATCGCGACGACATTCGGCACATCCATCGGCACTTGGGAGGTCCAAGGATGGGGGCCTCACCTTGGGGTTGGGTCGGAGCGAAGTCAACAGTCGTGACCACGCCGGCCTGACGATTCTATTGCGCgcagcctcctcgacgaaaCCCAATGCTCGCGATTTCGTCCAGGCCCTCATCGAACACCCGGCCATCGATCTGTACATCCAAGACCCCGAGAGCGGCTGGAATGCCCTTCATCGTTCTCTCTATTCGGGAAACGTGTCCATCGCGCGCATGCTCCTGGCAAGAGAGCGCTTCGACTTGTCGACACCTACtctgtcctcggccggcaaggTCGGCTTGTTGATCAAGACCAAGGATAACGAAGGCCACAGCCCTTTCGATCTTTACAACGCCACCGTAGCGACTCGATCGCTTAGGCAAGCGCAAGCTTCTTTGACCTCGAGTGCCGGTTCCACAAGCGGATGTGTCGAAGATGAGCAAGCCCAAGGATTGGTGGCGCCCGTCAACACCTCCCAGCGCTTCGGCGAGCCAGCCGAAGGTGGTGAGCTGTACGTGTTTGGGAGCAACAAGAATCATTCACTCGGCGTCGGAGATGAAGACGACCGTCAATTTCCCGAGCGAATCATGCTCCGACGACCGGTCGAGCTGCTGCACCGCTTCCACGAGTCCTACCTCGACCAACACGGCTTGGAGCCGCCCCCGTCGCGTCCCGCCGTGGAGGATATCCCGTCCTTGATCCGCGACAGGCCACTGGTGATTCGGGATGTGGTCATGTCCAAACTTCACACTGCCATCCTCACCACCGATGTCGTTTCCAACCTCTACAtctgcggcgtcggcagaGGGGGcaggctcggcgtcggcgatgagaATACCCGTTTCAAGTTTGCGCCGGTGCAGGGTCCGTTTACCGATCGAAAGGTGCGGAACATCGCTCTCGGCCAGAACCACTCTTTGGCTGTTGCTGGCCAGGGCGAGCTTTGGACTTGGGGCCTCAATGTCGATTCGCAGCTCGGCTACCTTCTTCCGCCCCCCTCGCGTCCCGACGAAGAGCCCATGAGCCTCACACCCCGTCAAGTGTTTGGCTCGTTGAAGAAGGAGATTGTCCTCGGCGTTGCCGCTTCCGCCATCCACTCCGCCGCTCACACAGGCGCCTCGCTCTACTGCTGGGGGCGTAACCAgggccagctcggcctcaTGGATGCCGATTCGCGCTCTCTCGATGTCCAGCAGACGCCCCGAAGGGTTGCTGCATCGCTGCTTTCGGTGCCCATCGAGATGATATCCGCCACCGACAAGGCAACGTCGTGTTTGCTGTCGAACCACACGGTCTGGGTCTTCACAAACTACGGATACAACCTGATCAAGTTTCCGATCCCGGACCTCTTTACCAACCACAACCTTGCCTCTGCCTCTTTCACCGGCAGATACGACCCCAGTCGGAAAGACATTCGCTACATCACATCAGGTGCCGACATCATTGCGGCGCTCACGACGCATGGCGACGTCTTCACCATCGAGCTCAACCACATAGTCGATGGCAAGCAGCctgccggctcgacgacgaacccCGTAAAGATTAAAGGAGCCGTCTCGCAACCCCAATGCATCTGGGATTCGAGAAAGGACGGTGCCACCTccgttgccgttggcgagcacggctccatcatcatcgggACAAAATCAGGCGCCGTGTGGAAAAGGGTCAAGTGGGCAAAGGGTCAGAACGTGGCCTTTACTGGCCTCTCTGACACAAGAAAGAAAGGCTTCAAGTTTGAGCGAATCCCGTGCATCACTGGTTGCGTTAGGGTACAGAGCTCCATATTTGGAGCCTATGCTGCCGTTCGAAAGGACAGCAGCATCATGTCCAACCAGATTGCCGTTGCGAAACCGTCGCTTTGCGATGACCTGGGTGCACTCATGTGCATTCGAGACTTCAGGACGTCCGAAGAAATGGCCGCCAACAAGCCGTGGGATGCTGCCTCTGCGAGGCAACGGTTAGGGTCGGTGCCGTTTGAGATCCTGCGGTGCGAAAATCTAGAGCAAGAGCTGTCACGGTGGCTGGAAATCAACTCCTTCAAGTTCGATGGCATCGACGTGGAAATACGAACAACGATGGCACCGGATATAAAGATACCCGTCCATGGCTGCATTCTCGCAGGCCGGAGCTCCGTCCTGCGTCACGCGCTGGCCGAGTTCCGCGACACTGACGACGGCATTACTTCGTATTCGGACACCTTCCTGATCGAAAACGTACGCGGCAGAATACTTCTCACGATGCAGGGCGTCGACATTCTCACCCTGTTGAACATTGTCGTTTTCGCATACCAGGACGATATCATCCCCGTGTGGAAGTACACGCGAGAATCTCCATCCGAAGCATTCCGCTTCCGCCAAGTCCGTTCAGAACTCATGAAACTTGCGACAAAGTTGCAAATGCGCACCCTCGAGATGGCTTCGCGATTACAGGTCAACGTGGAACCGTCGTTGTCCGCAGACATGAAAAAAGCCTTGTCCGATGGCGAATTCCTAAGCAACGGCGACGTTACCATCCAGCTCGATGGCGCCGAGCTGACAGCCCATAGTCAAGTCTTGTGCCAGAGATGCCCTTTCTTTCATGCCATATTTCACGGACGATCGCAAGGCAGGTGGCTCACATCTCGTCGCAACGAGGCGGGCGCTGCCGAGAAAGTGCCCATCGATCTGAAGCACATACGTCCGGATACGTTCGAATACATTCTGGAGCATCTCTACGCCGATTCGGGCCAAGAGATGTTCAACGATGTCGCCCTGCCTACCTTGGATGACTTTGCCGAACTTGTCCTGGACGTCATGGGCGTCGCCAACGAGCTGATGCTGGACCGTTTGTCGCAAGTCTGTCAATCTCTGATGGGCAAGTTTGCCAGCACGCGCAACATTGCCAACCTTCTCAATGAAATCAGCCCCTGCTCGGTGAAGACGTTCAAGGAAGCCGGGCTGGAGTATGTCTGCCTGCAGTTGGAGTGCATGTTAGAGAACCACCTGCTCGACGATCTCGACGAAGATCTGCTTCAGGACCTCGACGAAGTTGTTCGGGACAATCAGATGGCCCGGTTTCCATGCTCGAGAAGCGGAAGAGCCGACTTGTTGTTACACCACAAATACCCTGACCTGGGGCCGGATATCGAAGAtgaacgtcgacgtcgtgtGAAGGAAATGGCTTTCAGGGCGGCTCAACGAGGTGAGGAGCGGAAGCATGGCTCGGCATGCAAAGGGCGGAATACAACCCATGAGGAATCTGTCGTCGCGACACCAAGGTCGGATGATGTTCGCCGGAAATCCAGTGCTTGTATGAACGGACCCTTGAGTCCTAGCCTGCGCCGAAAAGCATCCCGTGGAGATATGATGTTCAGCATGGATGAGGATGTGTCCCGGATGAATGACAGTCCCAAGTCACCAAACGTAGGCCCTCCCGAGTTCAGTCCGGATCTTACGACGAAAGACATGCCGCGGCGGTCGGGAGCATGGCGAGACAATAGGGGTGCTTCTGCAGGCTCGAGAGCTTCTCTCGCGGAGGTTGCATGCGCCGAAGCGGCCACGAGTGAATGCACGGCTCCTCATCCACCAGCCACTCCAACTAGGACGACCAGCGGTCCATGGGCGTCTCCTACCCCGGCTTCTTCGTCAAGAATGGGCATAAAGGACATCATATTCGAGGCCTCGACGAAGTCGACTCCAGCAACCGACTTGGCGGCGAAACCAGTCAAGAACACGGCGGCCAGCCATCCGCCGGCGAAGATGTCACAGAAAGATCGCAAGAAGCGGCTTCAGATGGAGGCGGAAGCGATGGAGCTGGCACTTGCGGAAGACAAAAAGGCCGGACGAGCTACGTGGGAAGATGCCAAGCCCGGCAACCGACCTGCTCCTTGGAAGTCGACAGCAGCGCCTGCGAAACACAACTTTGGAGACGCGTCTCCGACAGCCCTTCGGGATTCCACGCCGGCCAAGACGAAGCCAGTCATCTCCTTGGACGCTGAGCAGAGCCGTCGAAGAACGGTGTCGCCCGACACGAGGTTTCCTGGCCAAGGACGGGGGATCAACTCTACCATTGcagcctcgccatcgtcgagccATGCCGGCAAATCTCCACTCGTACCACATTCCAAATCCTACATTACCCCCGCCACAAAGGTGGGCTTTACAATGGCGGCGAGAAGCATGGAAAACATCATCGAGCAGCAAAGACGTGAGCAGGAGCTAGTGAAGGAGGCCGTGGCCAAGAGGTCGCTTCAAGATATCCAACAGGAGCAGGCTTTCCAGGAGTGGTGGGATCAAGAGAGCAGACGCGCTCAAGAAGAGGAGGCCAGACGGCAAGCAAGGAACCAGGATAAAGTTCCTTCTGGTCGCGGCCGTAGCCGGAAGAGGAGGGGCGGGGGCGACAAAAGCAAGGGCAAAGGTCCCGAGGCCTTTCACGGGGCTGATCAAGGTGGCGAAGGCTCAAGAGCGCCCAGCGGTGTGCCTCCAACACGGCGGATGATGCATGGCGCCAAAGGAAAAGGCGGCAAACATTGA
- a CDS encoding putative mitochondrial oxodicarboxylate carrier, protein MSQEKSLPFQYQFAAGAIAGVSEILCLYPLDVLKTRIQLQTGKSHGMVACFKDIVKNEGFSRLYRGITAPILMEAPKRATKFAANDEWGRFYRKLFNSPQMTQSLSVLTGATAGATESFVVVPFELVKIRLQDRASAGKYSGPMDCVTKIVRSEGPLALYQGLESTMWRHIVWNAGYFGCIFQVRQLMPKAETKRGQMLNDLISGSIGGTIGTAFNCGFDVVKSRIQNTPRVPGQVPKYNWTFPSIFTIVREEGPAALYKGFLPKVLRLGPGGGILLVVYTTVMESFAKYHYSK, encoded by the exons ATGTCGCAGGAGAAGTCGCTGCCCTTCCAGTACCAGTTCGCCGCAG GCGCGATCGCCGGCGTTTCCGAG ATCCTGTGCCTCTACCCTCTGGACGTGCTCAAGACTAGGATTCAGCTGCAGACGGGCAAGTCCCATGGCATGGTGGCCTGCTTCAAGGACATTGTGAAGAATGAGGG CTTTTCACGTCTCTATCGAGGCATCACCGCCCCGATCCTCATGGAAGCGCCGAAGCGAGCGACGAAATTCGCGGCCAACGACGAATGGGGCAGGTTCTACCGCAAGCTTTTCAACAGCCCCCAGATGACCCAGTCTCTCTCCGTCCTCACGGGCGCCACCGCGGGCGCCACCGAAagcttcgtcgtcgttcccttcgagctcgtcaagatCCGACTGCAGGACCGGGCGTCGGCCGGAAAGTACAGCGGCCCGATGGACTGCGTCACCAAGATCGTTCGCAGCGAGGGCCCTCTGGCGCTGTACCAGGGGCTCGAGAGCACCATGTGGCGTCACATCGTCTGGAACGCCGGTTACTTTGGCTGCATCTTCCAGGTTCGACAGCTGATGCCGAAAGCCGAGACGAAACGCGGCCAGATGCTGAACGACCTCATCTCCGGTTCCATCGGCGGCACCATCGGCACCGCCTTCAACTGCGGATTCGACGTGGTGAAGAGCCGGATCCAGAACACTCCTCGGGTCCCTGGTCAGGTCCCCAAGTACAACTGGACATTCCCctccatcttcaccatcgtCCGGGAGGAGGGACCGGCCGCCCTGTACAAGGGATTCCTACCCAAGGTCCTGCGACTCGGCCCCGGCGGCGGTATCCTCTTGGTCGTCTACACCACCGTCATGGAGAGTTTCGCCAAGTATCATTACTCGAAATAG